The following are from one region of the Rhodopirellula sp. P2 genome:
- a CDS encoding glycosyltransferase family 4 protein: MLRELLKLRPLDDFELYVTYDSTAEPLLIEYLKSLKTKNWELAPLPYHRRSMLLKCLAGYSRYFPIKRDIDILLTSDFDFHSFDRGPQLANLHDLSSIFASQEHCSLSWHGRRVRINQGKMLARSDVFVTAISEFSRRQLIDLDSRFENRSEVVHNGIEDVWNASSPSLDNTPPIKHAYWIWWGQITRRKNIDGLTLAYAKFLSSLDPETRENAPDIVLVGAIGRDSETLPLTIEQVGLTQRIHFFPFQGLKTLVDWVDLSDGVLFPSHFEGFGLPALEGLARGKPVMTSNCTSLPEITGGNAILVEPRKVSSIERGLHKLMTASQMNSAGQVRCQWASAFTYRRAAQQYSSLIDNQIASYEPRGK, from the coding sequence ATGCTTCGTGAACTATTAAAGCTTCGCCCTCTTGATGATTTTGAGTTATATGTCACGTATGATTCAACCGCAGAGCCATTACTCATCGAATATCTCAAATCGCTTAAAACTAAAAACTGGGAACTGGCTCCCCTTCCGTACCATCGCCGGTCAATGTTACTCAAGTGCCTCGCGGGCTATAGCCGCTATTTTCCGATCAAGCGTGACATCGATATCCTGCTCACATCTGATTTTGATTTCCACAGTTTCGATCGTGGTCCTCAATTGGCTAATCTTCACGATTTGTCGTCGATCTTTGCCAGCCAAGAGCACTGCTCACTCTCTTGGCATGGACGTAGGGTTCGTATCAACCAAGGTAAAATGCTTGCCCGCTCAGACGTTTTCGTCACTGCAATCTCCGAGTTCTCACGCCGGCAGTTAATAGACCTCGATTCGCGTTTCGAGAACCGAAGTGAGGTGGTTCATAACGGAATCGAAGATGTTTGGAACGCTTCATCGCCATCGTTGGATAACACGCCGCCGATAAAGCACGCCTATTGGATCTGGTGGGGGCAAATCACACGAAGAAAAAATATCGACGGCTTGACTCTCGCCTACGCAAAGTTCCTCAGTTCGCTCGACCCTGAAACACGAGAGAATGCACCCGATATTGTCTTGGTCGGAGCGATTGGCCGCGATTCCGAAACCTTGCCACTGACGATTGAGCAGGTAGGTTTGACACAGCGAATCCACTTTTTCCCGTTCCAAGGACTGAAGACACTTGTCGACTGGGTTGACCTGAGCGATGGCGTGCTCTTCCCATCGCACTTCGAGGGATTTGGGCTACCCGCCTTAGAGGGACTGGCACGCGGAAAACCGGTCATGACATCCAACTGCACATCGCTTCCTGAAATCACTGGCGGAAACGCTATTCTTGTAGAACCAAGAAAAGTCAGTTCGATCGAACGTGGATTGCACAAGTTGATGACTGCGAGCCAGATGAACAGTGCAGGGCAAGTACGTTGTCAATGGGCATCGGCCTTCACCTATCGACGAGCGGCTCAGCAATACAGTTCGCTGATTGACAATCAGATCGCGTCCTATGAACCAAGGGGCAAGTGA
- a CDS encoding O-antigen ligase family protein — protein sequence MVLQGFAVVNLLFFLVCLFAFMQRKTNWLAIMLVGSSALTGIVSFAGTVWMPQKIVALFCFLYVFYDPGILKRCGGEVLQRCNLVGFCIAISLASAYVLAPSSGTGSSGLQSSFLRPIVQCYAYVSAIGVFAFIVGYATDRDRATSLMAVFFWTVSAAVAVAWIHFVFLKLGRPFLPIPRFGGGESAMAAFGESGTIVKRVYGFSGEPKHLATLILPGIFLQLFYYLVPGDRYISRNIALYALLFTFPVLVLTYSTSAFASLAVGLFIIGTLSVFVRPEITSRLLAISLVGAVVLILAVLFSESAMESMATRVQTRSIQRITNQYDQRLEYKALEYIVQECPEGSLFGLGPGMATYHGIGTVSRRSGVQAMTSTWITMIVDIGVFGTIAFFALLVDPMKKGLSMLRSPYYSAAMAGAFGGFIGAGVAGIATGSLYLVMMFAAIITCLHRAHLCSTLGRRHASI from the coding sequence ATGGTGCTGCAAGGTTTCGCAGTCGTCAATCTGCTTTTTTTCCTGGTCTGTCTATTTGCTTTCATGCAGCGCAAGACAAACTGGCTGGCGATCATGCTTGTTGGAAGCTCCGCACTCACCGGAATTGTGTCGTTCGCGGGCACCGTGTGGATGCCGCAAAAAATTGTTGCGTTGTTTTGTTTCCTGTACGTCTTCTATGATCCCGGCATCTTGAAGCGGTGCGGAGGTGAAGTGCTGCAGCGATGCAATCTAGTCGGATTTTGTATCGCAATCTCGCTTGCTTCGGCCTATGTCCTGGCACCGAGCAGCGGTACTGGATCGAGCGGTCTGCAAAGTTCTTTCCTGAGGCCGATTGTGCAGTGCTACGCCTACGTGAGCGCCATTGGCGTTTTCGCGTTCATTGTCGGGTACGCGACTGATCGCGACCGTGCGACGAGTTTGATGGCTGTCTTTTTCTGGACGGTATCCGCTGCAGTAGCCGTGGCTTGGATACACTTTGTGTTTTTAAAGTTGGGACGTCCCTTTCTGCCGATTCCTCGATTCGGTGGAGGGGAAAGTGCAATGGCTGCCTTTGGTGAGTCTGGAACAATTGTCAAGCGTGTCTACGGGTTTTCTGGTGAACCCAAGCACTTGGCAACGTTAATTTTGCCCGGTATCTTTTTGCAGCTTTTCTACTACCTTGTTCCGGGTGATCGGTATATTTCTCGCAACATTGCACTGTACGCGCTACTGTTTACCTTTCCAGTACTTGTGTTGACCTATTCGACGAGTGCTTTTGCATCTCTGGCCGTTGGCTTGTTCATCATCGGAACATTGAGCGTCTTCGTTCGGCCCGAAATCACGAGCCGCCTTCTCGCAATTTCATTGGTCGGCGCGGTGGTTCTGATCTTGGCTGTTTTGTTCAGCGAAAGTGCAATGGAGTCGATGGCGACACGTGTCCAAACACGTTCCATCCAAAGAATCACAAATCAGTACGACCAACGGCTCGAATACAAAGCCTTGGAGTACATTGTGCAAGAATGTCCAGAGGGATCGCTTTTCGGCTTAGGGCCGGGGATGGCCACGTACCATGGCATTGGTACGGTATCCCGTCGCTCCGGCGTGCAGGCGATGACCTCGACGTGGATCACAATGATTGTTGACATTGGGGTGTTTGGGACAATCGCGTTCTTCGCCCTTTTGGTTGATCCGATGAAGAAGGGGCTTTCCATGCTTCGGTCGCCCTACTACTCGGCCGCCATGGCGGGCGCTTTTGGGGGTTTCATCGGTGCTGGAGTTGCCGGGATTGCGACGGGAAGTCTCTACTTGGTGATGATGTTCGCGGCGATCATCACCTGTTTGCACCGCGCCCATTTGTGTTCGACATTGGGGAGACGTCATGCATCGATCTAA
- a CDS encoding glycosyltransferase, translated as MIRVVHTIAGTRQTHGGTSRSVPSLCNALAKTKAEVHLICGVPVDANEPCNLPDQSVQLHAVPESQLFGRKLLGFGFSRCLDRIHTTSKTHGNVVIHDHGLWLSTNHAVAKQASDQSIARIVSPRGMLSEWSLNRRRFPKSVMWRLYQHRDLSSATGFHATCAAEANAIRALGFQQPIAVISNGVTFSEDRLTRKPKPIKQLLFLSRIHPVKGLVPLIKAFQRATIPDDWSLLIAGPDEGGHRAEVTRLIAKLDLQNRVTFEGPVDDQKKWLLMQSSDLFVLPSFTENFGICVAEAMAAGLPVITTTGTPWQLLADQRMGWWVDPEPQAIAKALGEACNLSDSERNAMGQFASKFARDQFGWEAIAEQMATFYRWILGDRTTTPDFILN; from the coding sequence GTGATACGAGTAGTCCACACTATCGCTGGGACTCGGCAAACCCACGGTGGGACGTCGCGGAGTGTTCCATCGTTGTGCAATGCCTTGGCAAAAACTAAGGCTGAAGTGCATCTTATTTGCGGGGTCCCAGTGGACGCGAATGAGCCATGCAATTTGCCTGATCAGTCTGTGCAACTTCACGCAGTTCCGGAGTCACAGCTTTTTGGACGAAAACTGCTCGGCTTCGGATTCTCCCGGTGTTTGGATCGAATCCACACTACCAGCAAGACGCACGGCAACGTTGTAATTCATGACCATGGTCTGTGGCTTTCCACCAATCATGCGGTCGCGAAACAAGCGTCGGATCAATCGATTGCACGCATCGTGTCACCAAGAGGCATGCTGTCAGAATGGTCTCTGAACCGAAGACGATTTCCAAAGTCTGTGATGTGGCGTCTGTACCAACACCGCGATCTAAGCTCGGCAACTGGCTTTCATGCAACCTGCGCCGCGGAGGCAAATGCAATTCGTGCCTTGGGGTTCCAACAACCGATAGCTGTCATTTCAAACGGAGTGACCTTTTCCGAGGATAGGCTAACGCGAAAACCGAAGCCCATAAAGCAGCTTCTCTTCCTTTCGCGAATCCACCCTGTGAAAGGGTTGGTACCGCTGATCAAAGCGTTTCAACGTGCAACTATTCCTGATGATTGGAGCCTCTTGATCGCGGGTCCGGATGAGGGCGGTCATCGAGCGGAAGTGACACGTTTGATCGCTAAATTGGATTTGCAAAACCGTGTCACTTTTGAAGGCCCAGTCGACGATCAAAAAAAGTGGCTATTGATGCAGAGTTCCGACCTCTTTGTGCTTCCTTCGTTCACGGAGAATTTTGGGATCTGTGTTGCGGAAGCGATGGCAGCGGGCCTCCCGGTCATCACAACCACTGGGACCCCATGGCAGTTGTTGGCTGACCAAAGAATGGGTTGGTGGGTCGATCCGGAACCGCAGGCAATTGCAAAAGCACTGGGAGAAGCTTGCAATCTGAGTGACTCCGAAAGAAACGCAATGGGTCAGTTTGCTTCCAAGTTCGCCCGTGACCAATTTGGCTGGGAAGCTATCGCCGAGCAGATGGCGACTTTCTATCGCTGGATACTGGGGGACCGTACGACAACGCCTGACTTCATTTTAAATTGA
- a CDS encoding class I SAM-dependent methyltransferase, with amino-acid sequence MGEQSEYGFSDSSASHTSGYLWEPIITRLSHFLPVKDSTARVLDIGCGNGAFTKRLTQLGYQKVGVAPSESGIAKAKETSPEIDFHLASAYDDLQRKFGSSDAVVSLAVVEHVYSPRTYFQDGFWIPCSWWCRVYLNTFSRLLEKPFNRCNRKIRPAFLTSLGSRAH; translated from the coding sequence TTGGGTGAACAGTCAGAATACGGATTCAGTGATTCCAGTGCGAGCCATACTTCCGGGTACCTTTGGGAGCCAATCATCACGCGGCTTTCTCATTTCCTCCCGGTCAAGGATTCCACTGCTCGAGTTTTGGACATTGGCTGCGGGAATGGAGCCTTCACGAAAAGATTAACGCAACTGGGCTACCAAAAGGTCGGCGTTGCCCCCTCGGAATCAGGCATTGCCAAGGCGAAGGAAACCTCGCCCGAAATCGACTTCCATCTAGCCTCTGCGTATGACGACTTGCAACGCAAATTTGGCTCATCTGACGCAGTGGTTAGCCTCGCAGTGGTTGAGCACGTCTATTCACCGCGCACCTACTTCCAAGACGGTTTTTGGATCCCTTGCTCCTGGTGGTGTCGCGTTTATCTCAACACCTTTTCACGGCTACTGGAAAAACCTTTTAATCGCTGTAACAGGAAAATCCGACCAGCATTTCTTACCTCTCTGGGATCACGGGCACATTAA
- a CDS encoding glycosyltransferase family 2 protein, with product MNLDDITPLILTYNEQANLRGTLAGLVWAKEIRVVDSGSTDDTLQIASEFPSVVVTHRDFDHFADQCNHGLSQVKTRWVLSLDADYRCDEAFRREIETLDETFSGFQARFRYAVYGFPLRAALYPPRIVLYQPALACYERDGHAHRVHIKGVVGKMATPIIHDDQKPLSHWFASQIKYANLEVQKLNSVNPSKLGWKDRLRQWTVFAPVLTLFYCLFAKRLILDGWRGVFYSFQRAFAEMVLSLILIDQRLRK from the coding sequence ATGAATCTCGACGACATCACCCCATTGATTCTTACGTATAATGAGCAGGCGAACCTACGTGGCACGCTAGCCGGTCTAGTGTGGGCGAAGGAAATTCGAGTCGTCGACAGTGGCAGCACGGATGACACCCTCCAAATTGCTAGCGAATTCCCATCGGTTGTTGTGACTCATCGAGATTTCGATCATTTTGCCGACCAGTGCAATCACGGGCTTTCTCAAGTCAAGACTCGATGGGTACTCTCACTCGACGCGGACTATCGGTGTGACGAGGCATTCCGGCGTGAGATCGAGACCCTCGACGAAACGTTTTCCGGTTTTCAAGCAAGGTTTCGCTACGCAGTCTATGGGTTTCCACTTCGGGCCGCGCTATACCCACCACGAATCGTTTTGTATCAACCCGCATTGGCTTGCTATGAGCGAGATGGGCACGCCCATCGAGTGCACATCAAAGGTGTAGTTGGAAAAATGGCAACGCCGATCATTCACGATGACCAGAAACCATTGTCGCATTGGTTCGCATCGCAGATAAAGTATGCAAATTTGGAAGTTCAGAAACTCAACAGCGTCAACCCAAGCAAATTGGGCTGGAAGGATCGTTTGCGACAATGGACTGTTTTTGCACCTGTATTGACGCTCTTCTACTGCTTGTTTGCCAAACGATTAATATTGGATGGTTGGCGAGGTGTTTTCTATTCGTTTCAACGTGCGTTTGCCGAGATGGTTTTGTCGTTAATTTTGATCGACCAAAGGTTGCGGAAATGA
- a CDS encoding carbamoyltransferase family protein encodes MNIIGINAYHGDASASLVIDGQLVAAVEEERFNRIKHWAGFPSQSIQYCLDVAGLQIKDVDHVAVSFNPRANLGQRLRFVASHRPSARAILDRLKRQGKTLGLEDQLAQGLGVKRDSIRARFHRIEHHQAHVAAGFLLSPYEEAAILSVDGMGDFTSTMTAYAQGTTWDEFDRVYFPSSIGFLYSTITMYLGFPYYGDEYKVMGLAPYGTPEFVDEIREMIHPKGDTFELNLDYFVHHKTGVKMKWNDGAPIVEPFHSPKLIELLGPMRAKEEEMTPRHDNIAKSLQVVTEEIILHMLNRLHDKTKSDNLCMTGGVAMNSVANGKITRETPFKNVYIPAGAADNGTSFGAAFYVWNNVLGKSRSFVQDHAYWGCESSDDECAAAIREAGLPFEQFETDPLVDATTDLMLDGKVVGWFQGRMEFGARALGNRSLIADPRRTDMRDIINLRIKFREKFRPFAPSILEEHVGEWFEIAESTPYMEKVFPIRKEKHDLIPAVTHVDGSGRLQSVSKATNPLYHALITRFFEKTGVPIVLNTSLNENEPVVRTPAEAISCFLRTDMDALVLGNCVIDRHRKDFPEEFQKRRETAK; translated from the coding sequence ATGAACATCATCGGTATCAACGCTTACCATGGCGACGCTTCGGCGTCGCTTGTTATTGATGGGCAACTTGTCGCGGCGGTGGAAGAAGAACGATTCAATCGCATCAAACATTGGGCGGGGTTTCCGTCACAATCAATTCAGTATTGCTTGGATGTTGCCGGACTGCAGATCAAGGACGTTGATCATGTGGCGGTCTCGTTCAATCCGCGGGCCAATTTAGGCCAACGACTGAGATTTGTTGCGTCACATCGGCCCAGTGCTCGTGCGATCCTGGATCGATTGAAGCGTCAGGGCAAGACACTTGGATTGGAAGACCAATTGGCTCAGGGATTGGGAGTAAAACGAGATTCAATCCGAGCGAGGTTCCACCGCATTGAACACCACCAAGCGCACGTCGCTGCCGGATTCTTGCTGTCGCCATATGAAGAAGCCGCCATCTTGTCTGTGGATGGTATGGGCGACTTCACCAGCACAATGACCGCTTATGCCCAGGGCACGACATGGGATGAGTTTGACCGTGTCTATTTCCCGAGCTCGATTGGATTCCTGTACAGCACGATCACGATGTACTTGGGGTTTCCGTATTACGGTGATGAATACAAGGTCATGGGATTGGCACCCTATGGTACACCCGAATTCGTCGATGAGATCCGTGAGATGATCCATCCCAAGGGGGATACCTTTGAGCTGAATCTAGATTACTTCGTTCATCATAAAACGGGAGTGAAAATGAAATGGAACGATGGCGCACCGATCGTCGAGCCGTTCCACAGTCCCAAGCTGATCGAACTGCTTGGCCCGATGAGGGCCAAGGAAGAGGAGATGACGCCCAGGCATGACAACATCGCCAAGAGCCTGCAGGTCGTGACCGAAGAAATCATCTTGCACATGCTCAATCGGCTTCACGACAAGACAAAGTCGGACAATCTCTGCATGACCGGTGGTGTCGCGATGAATTCCGTCGCCAATGGAAAGATCACACGCGAGACACCGTTCAAGAACGTTTACATTCCGGCTGGTGCCGCCGATAATGGAACCTCCTTCGGCGCGGCGTTCTATGTGTGGAACAACGTGCTCGGCAAATCACGCAGCTTCGTTCAGGACCACGCATATTGGGGATGCGAGAGTAGTGACGACGAGTGCGCCGCTGCGATACGAGAAGCTGGACTGCCGTTCGAGCAATTTGAAACCGATCCCTTGGTCGATGCCACAACTGACTTGATGCTCGATGGCAAGGTCGTAGGCTGGTTCCAAGGACGCATGGAGTTTGGTGCTCGAGCTCTAGGAAATCGGTCCTTGATCGCAGACCCGCGCCGAACGGATATGCGCGACATCATCAATTTGCGAATCAAGTTTCGCGAGAAGTTCCGTCCATTCGCCCCTAGCATCCTGGAGGAGCATGTGGGCGAGTGGTTTGAGATTGCTGAATCGACCCCGTATATGGAGAAGGTTTTCCCGATCCGCAAAGAGAAGCACGACCTGATCCCTGCAGTGACTCACGTGGATGGAAGCGGTCGCCTGCAATCGGTCTCGAAGGCGACCAACCCGCTGTATCACGCTCTGATTACACGATTCTTCGAGAAGACTGGCGTGCCGATCGTGCTGAACACTTCTCTGAACGAGAACGAACCAGTTGTGAGAACTCCCGCCGAAGCCATTTCGTGCTTCCTGCGGACGGACATGGACGCGCTCGTCCTCGGGAATTGCGTGATCGATCGACACAGAAAAGACTTTCCTGAAGAATTTCAAAAGCGTCGCGAGACAGCGAAGTGA
- a CDS encoding glycosyltransferase family 2 protein has translation MKISVITAVYNRCETIGDALESVASQRNVDLETIVVDGDSSDGTSAVISQLGEQVSKSIREPDTGIYNALNKGLRAATGDVIGFLHADDWFADENVLADVASVLADSKFDGVYADLDYVDANDRDRVHRRWVSGVYDVRKFRRGWMPPHPTVYFRRELYDRFGLFNEELRTAADYELLVRMMVRHGANMAYLPRVTVKMRVGGASNASLTNRLNANRDDRQAWLINDLKPPIGLRFTKPLRKLPQFLRR, from the coding sequence GTGAAAATCTCAGTCATCACCGCGGTTTACAACCGCTGCGAGACGATTGGCGATGCACTCGAGTCGGTTGCTTCCCAACGGAACGTGGACCTGGAAACCATCGTCGTCGACGGGGACTCAAGCGATGGCACCTCCGCCGTCATTTCGCAGCTTGGCGAGCAAGTGTCGAAGTCGATTCGGGAACCCGACACCGGGATCTACAACGCCTTGAACAAGGGCCTGCGTGCCGCCACCGGGGATGTCATTGGATTTCTGCACGCGGATGACTGGTTCGCTGACGAAAATGTCCTGGCCGATGTCGCTTCGGTGCTGGCTGATTCCAAGTTCGATGGCGTTTATGCCGATTTGGACTACGTCGATGCGAACGATCGCGACCGTGTCCATCGCCGTTGGGTTTCAGGTGTCTACGACGTCCGGAAATTTCGCCGGGGATGGATGCCTCCGCATCCGACCGTGTACTTCCGCCGTGAGCTCTACGATCGTTTTGGTTTGTTCAATGAAGAACTTCGCACGGCGGCGGACTATGAACTGCTGGTCCGGATGATGGTTCGTCACGGCGCGAACATGGCGTATTTGCCGCGTGTGACCGTGAAAATGAGAGTCGGTGGTGCCAGCAATGCCAGCCTGACCAATCGCCTGAACGCCAATCGGGACGATCGCCAAGCCTGGCTGATCAATGACTTGAAACCGCCGATTGGATTGCGGTTCACGAAGCCGCTTCGGAAGCTGCCTCAGTTCTTGCGGCGGTGA
- a CDS encoding polysaccharide biosynthesis tyrosine autokinase yields MTPNSNSTDPSAGKRGPNSFASYPSQNAGTMGLAATGSYPAMNEGWGSGGAAEPADAGDLIGAIWRYRWAALVPTILGAVIGFLVFVKTPETFQSGTLLMFESDRPAVIDTMTGDVIGGVPSIDILRSQLFSDKVTEYAFLDENMGVFRESLGGNPSNLAGLAFDSLKFETDIEDARSASALVASLTFDHNNPELCEAAVKSYSAALQQLFAEKHKSSRGELIRLIEFATGQLQPKLAEMENRYREFRTRVPLVWNENGEAINPHRERQLYLTGRRSELFETLRSESIELSAVESIAEEAKDPLVRLSIIGQLLGKTFELPNQNQVSQNMRDGDAQLAQIELDQQLVPLMIERNKFAAEFGEQHPTVKALDAELTMMKSELKRLVKEQSNRIVELMEQNKVEGVDPAKRAEEAVNVILIATKAEVELLKQQIAEIESQIEGERVEATKLAQYEQENTAMLREIDRNRELINQLEEQMARVELTEEEGGIRVSELRAPSNAFRIGPNLLKTLGIGTFLGLALGCGLALLLEKNANTFRDPEEIVAAVGAPILTHVPFFKGRVRRSKGEASNPFEQLDAHLAVVHAPSSVASESIRSCRTSVLFEMAGIQGGKIIQVTSPLPGDGKSTIAGNLACSIAQSGKRTLIIDCDLRRPQVTDNFVMADQLGLVDVLNGKCEHVDAAHDTPLSTLKMMPSGPIPANPAEALTLPEMSELLDVLREEYDYIILDTPPLLVVTDPSITASMTDGVVMALKVRRKSKPNAREAASILANVGAKLLGVVINASDEASNNDGYKGYGYYRYGRHTSRYYRKTADNGAKAGTRRTPVVVSGRGTAPRSARPIAVPPTANPPIEQERSSDV; encoded by the coding sequence ATGACCCCGAACTCGAATTCAACTGACCCATCGGCCGGAAAACGCGGCCCGAATTCCTTCGCGTCGTATCCCTCGCAAAACGCGGGAACGATGGGATTGGCGGCAACCGGATCCTACCCCGCCATGAATGAAGGCTGGGGCAGCGGCGGAGCTGCCGAACCCGCCGACGCCGGTGATTTGATAGGTGCGATCTGGCGTTATCGCTGGGCCGCCTTGGTCCCGACCATCCTGGGTGCGGTGATTGGTTTCTTGGTGTTCGTCAAAACACCGGAAACGTTCCAATCGGGCACACTGCTGATGTTTGAATCAGATCGGCCTGCCGTCATCGACACGATGACCGGCGATGTGATCGGCGGTGTTCCTTCGATCGATATCCTGCGATCGCAGTTGTTCAGTGACAAAGTCACCGAATACGCATTCCTGGATGAAAACATGGGTGTCTTTCGGGAGTCGCTAGGAGGAAATCCATCGAATTTGGCGGGCCTAGCGTTCGACTCACTTAAGTTCGAAACGGACATCGAAGACGCTCGCTCCGCATCTGCACTGGTGGCTTCGCTGACCTTCGACCACAACAACCCCGAACTGTGTGAGGCTGCTGTCAAATCGTACAGCGCTGCATTGCAGCAACTGTTCGCGGAAAAGCACAAAAGTTCACGCGGCGAACTGATCCGTTTGATCGAGTTTGCCACAGGCCAATTGCAACCCAAACTCGCGGAAATGGAAAATCGTTACCGTGAATTCCGAACGAGGGTGCCGCTCGTCTGGAATGAAAATGGCGAGGCCATCAACCCTCACCGCGAACGCCAACTCTATTTGACCGGACGACGCAGTGAGCTCTTTGAAACGCTAAGGTCGGAATCAATCGAACTGTCAGCGGTCGAAAGCATTGCGGAAGAAGCCAAGGACCCGTTGGTCCGACTTTCGATCATCGGGCAACTGCTCGGCAAAACATTTGAATTGCCCAATCAAAACCAAGTCAGCCAAAACATGCGAGATGGCGATGCACAACTCGCGCAAATTGAATTGGACCAGCAACTCGTTCCTTTGATGATTGAACGCAACAAATTTGCAGCGGAGTTTGGTGAACAGCACCCCACGGTCAAAGCGCTCGACGCGGAACTGACCATGATGAAGAGTGAACTGAAGCGTTTGGTCAAGGAACAATCCAATCGCATCGTGGAACTGATGGAGCAGAACAAAGTCGAAGGGGTCGACCCAGCGAAACGTGCGGAGGAGGCCGTCAATGTGATTTTGATTGCCACCAAAGCCGAGGTCGAACTCCTGAAACAACAGATCGCGGAGATCGAGTCGCAAATCGAGGGCGAACGTGTCGAGGCGACCAAGCTGGCTCAGTACGAACAAGAGAACACGGCGATGTTGCGTGAGATTGATCGCAATCGCGAATTGATCAACCAACTCGAGGAACAAATGGCTCGGGTTGAGTTGACCGAAGAGGAAGGTGGGATCCGAGTGTCTGAGCTACGTGCCCCCAGCAACGCGTTCCGGATCGGGCCCAATCTTCTCAAAACATTGGGCATCGGCACCTTTCTCGGTTTGGCCCTCGGGTGTGGACTGGCGTTGCTGCTGGAGAAAAATGCCAACACCTTCCGCGATCCGGAAGAAATTGTCGCCGCGGTCGGGGCTCCAATCTTGACTCACGTTCCGTTCTTTAAAGGGCGGGTGCGGCGTAGCAAAGGAGAGGCGAGCAATCCGTTTGAACAACTGGATGCTCACCTGGCGGTGGTGCATGCTCCATCCTCGGTGGCGTCCGAATCCATTCGGTCCTGCCGGACCTCGGTGCTGTTTGAAATGGCTGGCATCCAAGGCGGCAAAATCATCCAGGTCACCAGCCCACTTCCCGGTGACGGGAAGTCCACCATTGCCGGCAACTTGGCCTGCAGCATTGCTCAGTCGGGCAAACGAACGTTGATCATCGACTGCGACCTTCGCCGGCCGCAAGTCACGGACAACTTCGTGATGGCGGATCAACTTGGGCTGGTCGATGTGCTCAACGGAAAATGTGAACACGTGGACGCGGCTCATGACACGCCCCTGAGCACCTTGAAAATGATGCCCTCGGGCCCGATTCCAGCGAACCCAGCGGAAGCGTTGACGTTGCCTGAGATGAGTGAGTTGTTGGACGTCCTTCGGGAAGAGTACGACTACATCATTCTGGACACGCCGCCGCTGCTGGTGGTGACGGACCCCAGCATCACGGCCAGCATGACCGACGGCGTCGTGATGGCACTCAAGGTGCGGCGGAAGAGCAAGCCCAACGCGAGAGAAGCCGCTTCGATCCTGGCCAACGTGGGTGCCAAGTTGCTGGGCGTGGTGATCAACGCGTCCGATGAAGCGAGCAATAACGATGGCTACAAGGGCTACGGTTATTACCGCTACGGCCGACACACCAGCCGGTACTACCGCAAGACCGCCGACAACGGTGCCAAGGCCGGTACCCGGCGGACCCCCGTGGTGGTTTCCGGTCGAGGGACCGCGCCGCGAAGTGCGCGTCCGATCGCCGTGCCACCGACGGCCAATCCGCCGATCGAGCAAGAACGCTCCTCCGACGTGTAG